The DNA sequence CCGCGTCCGCCGCGGCGGCGCCCGTGCGCGCCAGCGCGCGCTTCATGTGGCGCCATCCGGCGCACTGGATCGCGCTCGGCTTCGGCAGCGGCCTGAGCCCGGTCGCGCCGGGCACGGTGGGCACGCTGTGGGGCTGGGTCAGCTTCGTCGTGCTGGACCTGTGGCTGACCGACCCGCAATGGGCCGTGGTGCTGCCCGCCGGCTTCGCCATCGGCTGGTGGGCCTGCACCGTGACGGCGCGCCACCTGCGCCAGGCCGACCCGGGCGCCATCGTCTGGGACGAGATCCTGTGCTTCTGGCTGGTGCTGTGGATGGTCACGCCGCCAGGCGGCGCACAGACCTGGTCGGCGGCGTGGACCCAGCTGTGCGCGTTCGCCTGGTTCCGCTTCTTCGATGCCGTCAAGCCGGGCCCGGTGGCCTGGGCCGACGCGCGCTGCAAGGGCGGCGGCTGGCGCGGCGGATTCGGTATCCTGTTCGACGATCTCGTCGCCGCCGGCTGCACGCTGCTGGTGTTCGCGCTGTGGCGCGTCTGGTGGTGAGTCGGGCGCTCGGGCAGGAGGGACACGCATGGGCAGTCTGGGACTGGAACGGCTGGTGGAGGTGCAGGCGCTGGACACGCTGCTGACGCAGCTGGGGCTGGCGCTGACCGCGCGCGGCCTGAAGCTGGTGACCGCCGAGTCCTGCACCGGCGGGCTGATCGCCGGCGCCTGCACCTCGATCGCCGGCTCGAGCGACTGGTTCGAGCGCGGCCATGTGACCTACTCCAACGAGGCCAAGACCGAGCAGCTGGGCGTGCCGGCCGAGGTGATCGAGCGCCACGGCGCGGTCAGCCGCGAGGTCGCGATGGCGATGGCGCTCGGCGCCCTGCAGCACTCGCGCGCGCAGGTCGCGGTGGCGGTCACCGGCATCGCCGGCCCGGGTGGCGGCACGCCCGCCAAGCCGATCGGCACGGTGTGGTTCGGCTTCGCGATCGGGCAGGACTTCGTGCAGACCGAGGTGATGCTGTTCCCGGGCGACCGCGGCCAGGTGCGCGCGGCCACCGTCAAGCACGCGCTGGTGCGGCTGCTGTCGCTGGTCAGCCAGCGCTGAGCGGGCGCGCCGTACAGTACGGCGTCATGAGCCTCCTGCTTGCCGGCCGCCAGGAGACCCTGGCGCCTTACCTCGACGAACTGCAGCGCCTGCTGCCCGACGAGCGCATCGTCCTGTGGTCGCCCGACCTGCCCGAGGCCGAGCGCGAGCACATCGACATCGCCGTGATCGGCAACCCGCCGCCGGGCTGCCTGCAGGGGCTGCCGCGGCTGCGCCTGATCCAGTCGCTGTGGGCCGGCGTGGACCGGCTGCTGGCCGACGCCTCGCTGCCGGCCGACGTGCCGCTGGCGCGCATGGTCGACCCGGCCATGAACGTCGCGATGGCCGAGACCGCGCTGTGGGCCGTGCTGTCGCTGCAGCGCGGCTGGTTCGACTGCCTGGAGCAGCAGCGCCGCGGGCAATGGCGCGTGCCGCCGCAGCCGCGCGCCGACGAGGTGTGCGTGGGCGTGCTGGGGCTGGGCCAGATGGGCCGCACGGTGGCCGCGCGGCTGGCGGCCAACGGCTACCGCGTGCTCGGCTGGAGCCGCAGCGGCGCGCAGCTGCCCGGCATCACCGCGCTGCACGGCGACGCCGGCCTGCAGCAGCTGCTCGGCGAGGCGCACATCGTCGTGAACCTGCTGCCGCTCACGCCGGCCACGCGCGGGCTGTTCGATGCCGCCACCTTCGCGCGCATGCGAGCGGGCGCGAGCCTGGTCAACCTGGCGCGCGGCCAGCACGTGGTGGACGAGGCGCTGCTGGCGGCGCTCGATGCCGGCCACCTGCACCGCGCGGTGCTGGACGTGTTCCACGTCGAGCCGCTGCCGCCCGGGCATCCGTACTGGCAGCACCCGCGCGTGGTGGTGCTGCCGCATGCGGCGGCGCAGACCGACCCGCGCAGCGCCTGCCAGGTGGTGGCCGACAACGTGCGGGCGCTGCGGTGCGGCGCGCCGCTGGCGCACCTGGTCGACCGCGCGCGGGGGTATTGAAGGGAACGCCGGCTCAGGGCAGCAGCGCGAGCCGCCCGCGCAGCGTCGGGCCGGCCACGGCCTCGGTGGCCATCAGCGCCAGCCGGCGCAGCGCCGCCCAGGGCTCGAGCGGCCAGTCGGGGTGCTTCAGGCCCTTGACCAGGCCGTCGCAGATCGCCGCCGCGTCCAGCAGCGCCAGCACGCCGGTGTCGCTCAGGCGCGGCACGGCGCGTTCGAACAGCTTTTCCTTGACGCCCCAGACGCGCTGGTCGCGCAGCGCCACCGGCAGCGGCCGGCCGGCGGCCAGCGCGTCCTTGACCCGCTTGAGCGCGCGGATGTCCTCGGCCAGCGTCCAGTGCACCAGCACCGGCGCCTCGCCCTCGGCCTCCAGGCCGTCGAGGATGCGCAGCACGCGACCGGTCTGCCCGGCCAGCACCGCCTCGGACAGCTTCGCGACGTTGTAGCGCGCCACGTTCAGCACCGCCGCCTCGATCTGCTCGAAGCTCAGTTCGCCGGCGGGGTAGAGCAACCCCAGCTTCTGGATCTCCTGGTGCGCGGCAAGCAGGTTGCCCTCGACCCGGTCGGCGAAGAAGGCCAGCGTGCGCTGGCCGGCCTCGCCCGGCTGCACGCGCTGGCCCTGGGCCGCCAGGCGCTGCGCGATCCATTGCGGCAGCACCTTGCGCTCGACCGGGTCGACGCGCACGGTCAGCCCCGCGCCGTCCAGCGCGGTGAACCAGGCGCTCTTGAGCGCGGCCTTGTCCAGGCGCGGCAGCACCACCAGCGTGACCACGTCCTGGGACAGCGCCTCGCAGTAGCGCTGCAGCGCCTCGGACCCCTCCTTGCCCGGCTTGCCGCCCGGGATGCGGATCTCGATCAGGCGCCGGTCGGCGAACAGGCTCAGCGCCTGCGCGGCGCCGAGCAGCCCGCCCCAGTCGAAATGGGCGCCGACCACGGTGTGCACGGTGCGCTCGGTGTGGCCGGCCGCGCGCGCGGCGGCGCGGATCGCGTCGCAGGCCTCCTGGGCCAGCAGGGGCTCGTCGCCGTGGATGGTGTAGAGCGGGCGCAGCCCGCGCTGCAGGTGGGCGTCGAGCTGGTCCAGCCGCACCTGCATCAGAGCTCCACCGCGGCCAGGCGCCGCATGACCTGGGCGACGATGTCGCGCCGCATGTCGCGCACCAGCTCGGCTTCCTCGCTTTCCTTGCCGAGCGCGTCGGTCTCGTTGTAGCTGAGCAGCTGCGAGAGCACCAGCTCGGTCTCGGGGATGAGCTCGCGCCCGGCGGCGGTCAGCAGCCGGAAGCGCAGCCGGGTGCGCAGCGTGATCTCGCGCACCTGGCCGGCCGCGGTGCTGGCGCTGGCGCTGCGGCTGACGCGGTCTTCCAGCACCTCCAGCACCACCTGGGCGTCCTTGGCTGATTCGACCACCCGGACGTCCGGCGCGGCTGCCAGCTGCCGGCGCAGCTCGTCGCCGATCTCCGAGCGCTGCGCGAAGCCCAGCTTGATGGTCTGGAACGCGAAGCGGTAGTCTCCGCGCAGCCGGAACCCGCAGCCGGCCAGCAGCAGGGCCGGCAGGGTGCCCAGCAGCAGCGTGCGGCGCGTCGGCATGGGGCTCACACCACCACGTTGACCAGGCGGCCGGGCACGACGATGACCTTCTTCGCCGGCTTGCCTTCCGAGAACTTCTGGAACTCGGGGCTGGCCAGCGCAGCGGCCTCGATGGCGGCCTTGTCGGCCCCGGCCGGCACGGTCACCGCGCCGCGGTGCTTGCCGTTGACCTGCAGCACCAGCTGGATCTCGTCCTGCTTGAGCGCGCCTTCGTCGACCGCCGGCCACGGGGCGTCCAGCAGGTCGCCGAGGCGGGCGGCATAGCCCAGCTGCTGCCACAGCGCATGGGTGATGTGCGGGCAGGCCGGGTACAGCACGCGCAGCAGGATGCCCAGGCCTTCCTGCACCGCCCAGGCGGCGTCGGGGCCCTCGGCCTTGAAGTCCTCCAGCGTGTTGAGCATCTTCATGCAGGCCGACACCACGGTGTTGTACTGCATGCGCTCGTAGTCGTAGGTGGCCTGCTGCAGCAGGCGGTGCAGCTCCAGGCGCAGCTTCTTGACCTCGGCGGGCACCGCCCCGGACAGCTGCGCGCCGGCGGCCACGCCCGCGACCTGCTCGCTGCGCGACTGGGCATGGTTCCACAGGCGCTTGAGGAAGCGGTGCGCGCCCTCGACGCCGGCGTCGTTCCACTCCAGCGTCTGTTCGGGCGGCGAGGCGAACATCACGAACAGGCGCGCGGTGTCGGCGCCGTAGCGGTCGATCAGATCCTGCGGGTCGACGCCGTTGTTCTTCGACTTGGACATCGTGCCCACGCCCTCGTAGGTCACCGCCGAGCCGTCGCTCTTGAGCTTGGCGCCGACGATCTTGCCCTGCTCGTCGTAGACGTTCTCGACCTCGTGCGGCCAGAAGTACTCGATGCCGCCCTTCTCGTTGCGGCGCGAGTAGATGTGGTTGAGCACCATGCCCTGGGTGAGCAGCTTCACGAAGGGCTCGTCCACCTTGACCAGTCCCAGGTCGCGCATCACCTTGGTCCAGAAGCGCGCGTACAGCAGGTGCAGGATGGCGTGCTCGATGCCGCCGATGTACTGGTCCATCGGCATCCAGTACTGCGCGCCTTCGCCGACCATCGCGTCGTCCTTGGTCGGGTCGCAGTAGCGCATGAAGTACCACGACGAATCCACGAAGGTGTCCATCGTGTCGGTCTCGCGCCGTGCCGGCTTGCCGCACTTCGGGCAGGCGACGTTCAGGAAGTCGGCGCGCTTGTTCAGCGGGTTGCCGCTGCCGTCGGGCACGCAGTCCTGCGGCAGCACGACCGGCAGGTCCTTCTCGGGCACAGGCACCGGCCCGCAGTCGTCGCAGTGGATGATGGGGATCGGCGTGCCCCAGTAGCGCTGGCGGCTGATGCCCCAGTCGCGCAGGCGCCAGGTGGTCTTCTTCTCGCCCAGGCCCTTGGCGGCCAGCAGCTCGGCGACCTTGTCGACCGCGGCCTTGTGGTCCAGCCCGTCGAGCACGCCGGAGTTGACGCAGCGGCCGCGCTGCTTGTCGGCGTACCACTCGGCCCAGGCGTCGGCCGAGAAGGTCTCGCCCTCGACCGCGACCACCTGCTTGATCGGCAGGCCGTACTTCTTCGCGAACGCGAAGTCGCGCTCGTCATGCGCGGGCACGCCCATCACGGCGCCGTCGCCGTAGCTCATCAGCACGTAGTTGCCGACCCACACCTCGACCTGCTCGCCGGTCAGCGGGTGGGTGACGGTCAGGCCCGTGGGCAGGCCTTCCTTTTCCTTGAGCGCCAGCTCGGCTTCGGTGGTGCCGCCCTTCTTGCACTCCTCGATGAAGGCGGCCAGCCTGGGGTTCGAGGCCGCGGCGTGCCGGGCCAGCGGGTGCTCGGGCGCGACTGCGCAGAAGGTCACGCCCATGATGGTGTCGGCGCGCGTCGTGAAGACGTAGAGCCTGCCGTCCTGGATCAGGTGGCCGCTCGCGTCACGGATCTCGTGCGTGAAGGCGAAGCGCACGCCCTCGCTCTTGCCGATCCAGTTCTCCTGCATCAGCCGCACGCGCTCGGGCCAGCCGGGCAGCTTGTTGACGACGAAGTCGAGCAGCTCCTCGGCGTAGTCGGTGATCTTCAGGTAGTAGCCCGGGATCTCGCGCTTCTCGACCAGCGCGCCGGTACGCCAGCCGCGCCCGTCGATGACCTGCTCGTTGGCCAGCACGGTCTGGTCCACCGGGTCCCAGTTGACGACCTGGGTCTTGCGGTAGGCGATGCCCTTCTCGAGCATCTTCAGGAACAGCCACTGGTTCCACTTGTAGTAGCTGGGATCGCAGGTGGCGATCTCGCGCGACCAGTCGATCGCCAGACCCATCGCCTGCATCTGCTTCTTCATGTAGGCGATGTTGTCGTAGGTCCACTTGGCCGGCGGCACGCCGTTCTTCAGCGCCGCGTTCTCCGCCGGCAGGCCGAAGGCATCCCAGCCCATCGGCATCAGCACGTTGTAGCCGTTCATGCGCAGGTAGCGCGTCAACATGTCGTTGATCGTGTAGTTGCGCACGTGGCCCATGTGCAGCTTGCCCGAGGGGTAGGGCAGCATCGAACAGGCGTAGAACTTCTTCTTGTTCGTGTCTTCGGTGACGCGGTAGGCGTCACGGGCCTGCCAGTCGGCCTGGGCGTCGGCTTCCACCTGGCGGTGGTCGTAAACGGGGAGTTGTCGGGTGTTCATGGGGCGTGGCGCCCGGCGTGAGGCGGGCGCAGGTCCTG is a window from the Caldimonas thermodepolymerans genome containing:
- a CDS encoding phosphatidylglycerophosphatase A — its product is MNPVDVSDPASAAAAPVRASARFMWRHPAHWIALGFGSGLSPVAPGTVGTLWGWVSFVVLDLWLTDPQWAVVLPAGFAIGWWACTVTARHLRQADPGAIVWDEILCFWLVLWMVTPPGGAQTWSAAWTQLCAFAWFRFFDAVKPGPVAWADARCKGGGWRGGFGILFDDLVAAGCTLLVFALWRVWW
- a CDS encoding CinA family protein — protein: MGSLGLERLVEVQALDTLLTQLGLALTARGLKLVTAESCTGGLIAGACTSIAGSSDWFERGHVTYSNEAKTEQLGVPAEVIERHGAVSREVAMAMALGALQHSRAQVAVAVTGIAGPGGGTPAKPIGTVWFGFAIGQDFVQTEVMLFPGDRGQVRAATVKHALVRLLSLVSQR
- a CDS encoding 2-hydroxyacid dehydrogenase yields the protein MSLLLAGRQETLAPYLDELQRLLPDERIVLWSPDLPEAEREHIDIAVIGNPPPGCLQGLPRLRLIQSLWAGVDRLLADASLPADVPLARMVDPAMNVAMAETALWAVLSLQRGWFDCLEQQRRGQWRVPPQPRADEVCVGVLGLGQMGRTVAARLAANGYRVLGWSRSGAQLPGITALHGDAGLQQLLGEAHIVVNLLPLTPATRGLFDAATFARMRAGASLVNLARGQHVVDEALLAALDAGHLHRAVLDVFHVEPLPPGHPYWQHPRVVVLPHAAAQTDPRSACQVVADNVRALRCGAPLAHLVDRARGY
- the holA gene encoding DNA polymerase III subunit delta, with product MQVRLDQLDAHLQRGLRPLYTIHGDEPLLAQEACDAIRAAARAAGHTERTVHTVVGAHFDWGGLLGAAQALSLFADRRLIEIRIPGGKPGKEGSEALQRYCEALSQDVVTLVVLPRLDKAALKSAWFTALDGAGLTVRVDPVERKVLPQWIAQRLAAQGQRVQPGEAGQRTLAFFADRVEGNLLAAHQEIQKLGLLYPAGELSFEQIEAAVLNVARYNVAKLSEAVLAGQTGRVLRILDGLEAEGEAPVLVHWTLAEDIRALKRVKDALAAGRPLPVALRDQRVWGVKEKLFERAVPRLSDTGVLALLDAAAICDGLVKGLKHPDWPLEPWAALRRLALMATEAVAGPTLRGRLALLP
- the lptE gene encoding LPS assembly lipoprotein LptE translates to MPTRRTLLLGTLPALLLAGCGFRLRGDYRFAFQTIKLGFAQRSEIGDELRRQLAAAPDVRVVESAKDAQVVLEVLEDRVSRSASASTAAGQVREITLRTRLRFRLLTAAGRELIPETELVLSQLLSYNETDALGKESEEAELVRDMRRDIVAQVMRRLAAVEL
- the leuS gene encoding leucine--tRNA ligase, giving the protein MNTRQLPVYDHRQVEADAQADWQARDAYRVTEDTNKKKFYACSMLPYPSGKLHMGHVRNYTINDMLTRYLRMNGYNVLMPMGWDAFGLPAENAALKNGVPPAKWTYDNIAYMKKQMQAMGLAIDWSREIATCDPSYYKWNQWLFLKMLEKGIAYRKTQVVNWDPVDQTVLANEQVIDGRGWRTGALVEKREIPGYYLKITDYAEELLDFVVNKLPGWPERVRLMQENWIGKSEGVRFAFTHEIRDASGHLIQDGRLYVFTTRADTIMGVTFCAVAPEHPLARHAAASNPRLAAFIEECKKGGTTEAELALKEKEGLPTGLTVTHPLTGEQVEVWVGNYVLMSYGDGAVMGVPAHDERDFAFAKKYGLPIKQVVAVEGETFSADAWAEWYADKQRGRCVNSGVLDGLDHKAAVDKVAELLAAKGLGEKKTTWRLRDWGISRQRYWGTPIPIIHCDDCGPVPVPEKDLPVVLPQDCVPDGSGNPLNKRADFLNVACPKCGKPARRETDTMDTFVDSSWYFMRYCDPTKDDAMVGEGAQYWMPMDQYIGGIEHAILHLLYARFWTKVMRDLGLVKVDEPFVKLLTQGMVLNHIYSRRNEKGGIEYFWPHEVENVYDEQGKIVGAKLKSDGSAVTYEGVGTMSKSKNNGVDPQDLIDRYGADTARLFVMFASPPEQTLEWNDAGVEGAHRFLKRLWNHAQSRSEQVAGVAAGAQLSGAVPAEVKKLRLELHRLLQQATYDYERMQYNTVVSACMKMLNTLEDFKAEGPDAAWAVQEGLGILLRVLYPACPHITHALWQQLGYAARLGDLLDAPWPAVDEGALKQDEIQLVLQVNGKHRGAVTVPAGADKAAIEAAALASPEFQKFSEGKPAKKVIVVPGRLVNVVV